In the Mycolicibacterium chubuense NBB4 genome, one interval contains:
- a CDS encoding M23 family metallopeptidase: MTDTLTRIPPAGRPPPSGQPPAIGGYGPSAREAQMSHGRRIDAPPSRPVTGTGPRAGLGAVTANPACDDVDALTVPAAASGRAFDHDFRVLHCRELDDDADGDDDQRPLVLATPAPADGLSPCPGSWHRSARHRRSGRARSPARHRRSATGPAPARALMAALAAGAVAAAAHAAITSGNGTGAPVAVTTGADEGMQIVTLDATPAASVLAEEFVHAVAFAQERAQRETRLQRPLYASPTRGILTSGFGTRWGVLHGGIDVANAIGTPINAPADGVVIAAGPVAGFGMWVKLRHDDGTVTLFGHIDRATVQTGQHVMAGDQIALMGNTGNSTGPHLHFEVHLAGDRQTDPLPWLAERGVPLSALTG; this comes from the coding sequence GTGACCGACACGCTGACACGAATCCCGCCTGCCGGCCGGCCCCCGCCATCAGGCCAGCCGCCCGCTATCGGCGGGTACGGACCCTCGGCCCGTGAAGCGCAGATGTCGCACGGACGCCGCATCGACGCGCCACCGTCGCGTCCGGTCACTGGCACCGGACCCCGCGCCGGCCTCGGCGCGGTCACCGCGAATCCCGCCTGCGACGACGTCGATGCGCTGACCGTCCCGGCCGCCGCTTCGGGACGTGCGTTCGACCACGACTTCCGCGTCCTGCACTGCCGCGAGCTGGACGATGACGCCGACGGCGACGACGACCAACGTCCGCTCGTTCTCGCGACACCGGCGCCCGCCGACGGGTTGTCTCCGTGTCCCGGCTCATGGCACCGAAGCGCGCGTCACCGGCGTTCGGGGCGCGCCCGGTCGCCGGCACGTCATCGCCGCTCCGCGACGGGCCCGGCGCCGGCCCGAGCGCTGATGGCCGCTCTGGCGGCCGGTGCCGTTGCCGCCGCAGCGCACGCCGCGATCACGTCGGGCAACGGCACGGGCGCACCGGTAGCGGTCACCACCGGCGCTGATGAGGGCATGCAGATCGTCACCCTGGACGCGACCCCGGCCGCGTCGGTGTTGGCCGAGGAGTTCGTCCACGCCGTCGCGTTCGCGCAGGAGCGCGCCCAGCGCGAGACCCGCTTGCAGCGACCGCTCTACGCGAGCCCGACGCGCGGCATCCTCACCTCGGGTTTCGGGACGCGCTGGGGAGTGCTGCACGGCGGAATCGACGTCGCCAACGCCATCGGCACGCCGATCAACGCCCCCGCCGACGGCGTGGTGATCGCCGCGGGCCCGGTCGCCGGCTTCGGCATGTGGGTCAAGCTGCGCCACGACGACGGAACGGTCACCCTGTTCGGTCACATCGACCGTGCGACCGTCCAAACCGGCCAGCACGTGATGGCCGGCGACCAGATCGCGCTGATGGGCAACACCGGGAATTCCACCGGCCCGCACCTGCACTTCGAGGTCCACCTCGCCGGAGACCGGCAAACGGACCCGTTGCCGTGGCTGGCCGAGCGCGGCGTCCCACTCAGCGCGCTCACCGGGTAG